Part of the Venturia canescens isolate UGA chromosome 2, ASM1945775v1, whole genome shotgun sequence genome is shown below.
ATTATCGCTTACCAAATTACTCTCGAGTCGTCATTTCCATGCGAAAAACAGAGTtaaaaagtctgagaaaaaacaaataatcgaATGGAAGATTTCAATTAATAAATCCATTTGCCCAATTccgtatttattttcaatacacGTATAGTACACATACTGTACATTCATAACAGAGAAGATAAAGCAAAAAAACGGCATTCGTTCGATGACAGCGTGCTAGGCAGCGGtataatttcgtgaaatcaaattttccttACGCTACATATTTTCAAGCCCATTATTTCCATACCAGGGAGCATAGTTGGATTGCGAATAAGATTTTCAGTCCATTTTTCTCCGATGTGGCGCCAGCGAGGTACGAAATTATTCAGAGCAGCCAATCAGCTGCGGTGATAATGCGTGAGAAGACGCGACTGGAGTGGGCGGTTCGTTGTGCTCCCACTCGACGCTTGCGATTCGCGCGCTGAAGATTTATCAACGAATCGACCGCGATCGTGCGTTggtaaaaaaagaaggaagactTTCCTCTTCGCAGATCCGCCATTCGCCGAGCCGCTCGAGCATGGACGGGGCTTTTCGAAGCCGCGAACCGGCGAGTCATTTTACCGGAAGTTTAACATTCTTTCAGTCTTGACAGTAATACAACGCTGAGTCGTTGAGGCATCCTCGGTTTGTTTACTTACGAACAATAATTTAACGATTTAAATTTTCTGTTTGATCCCTCCCGTTGCTCGAAGACATTTTGACGTTTCGCGAAATCGTTcgatacgatttttattatttttgtattttttttccacagatTATTCCTCGTGCCCATCCATCAATTCCTATAATCGTAATCGATCACAATTGTACTAAAATAACAATGAACCCGTCGTTATGGAATAGTTTAGCCTCGTTTGCAACGGTTGTTCGATCATTCGAGCAGCGTCAGTCTGACAGCGCGTATACGACTATTAACTCGGCAATTCGTTTGGTCCTTGAATGGAGAAGCTTTAATAAAATGAGATTTCGACACTCTGCagtgaattttcatcgatatcAATCGGTCTGCTGTTTTTTGAAACGCTTTTTCTATCGTAAACCATCGCGTTTTGATCCCAATAATTAAAGGAACGTCTCGTGTCCCTGTATTCTCTTAAGGTCTTTGATACACTTGTAGTGGGCaaaaaacgtcattttcttgatttttttttcgacaagaaaataaatgtttaatgaaaaactgtgaacgataTTCATTGGTACATATGTCCATgcacttgtacaatttttttcgtcaaaaaaattctcaaaatggcgaaacTCCAGCTGCAGTCCTGCAGCACCTTTTTTAAGCATCAGTTCCGGTGGACACGATAACTAAAAAATTCGATCCATACGATTACACttgtttattataataatagcttgggcctggagAAAGGGTTTGTAAAAgctttgattttaaaaaaatggagaccgtttcaacaaaaaattcattttttgaggtgctaaattttcggtttttattttgcaatttttttttccaacaaagtaCGAAATCCCCCGTCCAGGCTCTagcattattataataaataagtggtataaatttcgtatggatCGGGTTAATAGTTTTTTGGTAATCGCGTCCACCGCAGaggtatttttaaaaaaagacgaCTCTGAGATAATCGCGGTTAAAGATTGGAACACTCATAGCTACGAATCTGatgctccgatctttatgaaatttggtgagaatattcttcagacatcGTACTTGgagaatatctaataaaaaaatgtttcgatttttccgcccatgACAAGTGTATAAAGGCGTTAAATCCtaataataaaatcgtttttatcgaatataattaataaaaagtaTAATCTTCAAGTCGCGACATTCAATGTCGAAGAAACGGAGTCAGGAATTTACGAGCTTTTCATTTGAGACGatcattcgtaaatttcttCGAGCCAAATCTTGTAGCATGCAGTCGTCGAAAACGAAATGGACTCGGGCAATATTTGTCAGGAGTCCGAACGATCGTAATTGTCGTCAATTATATGACGCGCTTggcgcaattttttttcgcattcaattGAAGGACACTTTaggcatttttttattttaggtACTTTCTCTACGTATTCAGTCTCTTTAAACTCTGTCGCAGCATTCATACGCGCGAGGACGTTTTTTATCGATCTCTCCTCGCCCACGGAACTTTACACTTATGATTGTCTTTTTGATCACACAGCGACGAAAATAGACGTCTTTCGTTACGACCGTGATCGCAGTCTCAGTTAAGAAATCAAAATCTCCCAAAGTCGTAATTTTTCTCTATTCGTATGAGattttcttcaagttttttcactcattcgataaaatcgtgcCTTTTTGCCAATTCTACAAATACGATATATCCAGTTTTTAATTCACTTAGCCAATAAACTTTTGGATCGAACGTTTTTCATGATCGAACCAAAAAAGCATTCCTGTCAAtgtaattcttcatttttaagcCGTTTTTCTGTCAGTTTCGTCACACCGAAATTCTTATCTCAAACGACGAAGAAAGTACTGAACTCTAATCAATTTTtaggagttgaaaaaatactcgattttatatcgattttattgatttcgATCTTCTGGCGATTTCGCTAGATTTTTCGTGCTGATACTGATAGAAAACCCTCAGAATTGATGTCCCTTGTTCTAATAAAATGGACATAAAATGGCCCACTGGACAAAACAATTTCATCGTTATTTATCCACGACAATGATTCAACCTCCAAAATTTTCGTACCGCATTGAACACTTTCGAATGATAACACGAATAAAATGGTTTTATTTGTTCCAACTTTCCGGCAATCTACTCGCCGGAAAAAAACGCGAATCGATGACGTGCTAAATTACGTTTCGAAAGATCCTCGGACATGAACGTAAAAAGTATTATTTTGCTACCCCTTAAGAAGGTTAATTGACAGTTTTAAGAGGTTTCTTGAATCGCGTTGTTTGGGGAAACTATGATGTTGGATCTACGGCTTACCGTTAGATCTTGGGCTTCGGTATCGTCCTTAAATCGTGATTCGCTCGGAGATGGGGGCTGAGAATTAGCGCTGCTGACTCGCGGGACTGGACTCGCGAGACCGGTCTCAAACGTGTTTTCAGGGCGGTTTGACTTTTCTCGTATTTCAGAGGAGGTCGCCTCGGCCATTGAAACTGGATTTTCGTTCGAATCGCTCGTGCTTTTTGCCGTATTTTCCATACCAACGGCGCTCGAATTGCCCCCGAGATCGTATTGCACATTTCCAACATTACTCGTGTTCTCGCTTCGTCGGTGTCTCGTCGGCGGTATACCGAGCTTTTTTATCCTGTCGTAAAGAGTTCTCGATGGGACTCTAAACAATTCGGCGGCTTTGTTCGCGCTCAAGCCTCCTTTCACCGCAGCTATTGCGTCCCATACGTCTTCCGGCTCGTACTTTTTGTAACGTTTTATTTCTTGCTTCTGAGATCCTCCGTAACTAGAAACTCCTGAgcgatgaaaaacaaaatatttcattacgAAACTATTGGAAAATTggcgaaattttatttcttacgAATTGTCACTCTTCTTCGTTTTCACAATGTCATGTTGTATGACGAATAGCCTCAAAACCaaatttaatgaataattaaaaattcaaatcccTCGAATTTGTTCTTCGGTCTCAATAATTTCaagaatttcattaatttctttttgctGACTATAGAAAAGTGCTTTTCGGCATTATTTTATCAGAGTAGTTCGACCGTTCTGCGACCGTTCCGGTGAAGGTCCACTTTCTTTTGcggtaaatgatagtttaaggtcccctgataaCATGATAAGCACTAAGCACCGTTCCGGGGCCTCTAACGGAGCGAAATTTTAAATTCTTATACGGTACCCTATGGGAGAACTCACGAATAATATtatcaaaataatgagaatttgataaaatttcgtgataacattctttggcatcaagtatacaaatacaatttttttcaaatttttttaccacatggttgtcgcataattgagcgttaaatcgaacttctcatgcacgagatgtataactgtacaTATGttaactctatgcttatacacgtgaactttagtgtcgaattactcgagagctatgtggtagaaaaaactaaaaaaatttatatcgtcttatatatttttaaagctcacatacatttaccaaatttgattaaattcttatcattttgaaattctttatatttttaaaaagtcGTACGATGTtggagcttcggaaaagtttatattttgaagaaaatttatcacagaagtcgttcctttaaaaaaaacattaccttacggggCGCGTTTAAGAaagagaagatgaaaaaacttgagtttttgacgcgtcgaaataagcggatgtcagtcatTACGTTGAACTGCTGGCAACGGTTGATCGAAGTTCGGGCAAATTGAGGAATCAcggaaatttcatcaaatttatctttgagactgactcacgtgctttcattcgtctagcaggttcgctttttttttttttaaatgaattgacCATTATCTTGGTGCGCcattacaccgatataaactttctatCGCGCAACAAAAATGTTTCCCTAGGTTATgtgtatttaaagtgtcacCGGTACCGACTCAATCATTAATTAGTCAAGTCGAAGTGTAAaccttttacctttgatgatatttttaaagcattttattcgattttaatgataaaaatattctccgtgtaattttattaataatttaggcTCGAATGAAATGAAGCTAAAGTAGTTGCGAACTTGACTAGTCAtggaacggccgaactacttttaACGACTGTGAACAAAGCTCGCAGtggagaatttttaaaaacagaACAATCGGTGAAGCGAGCAAGTTTCTCCCATTCCCTCGATAGTTTGAGTCCGAGCTGTGTTCTCAAATTGTAAtactttcatgaaaaaatcaaggttCATCAATCAAAAAGTCGCGATGTTTAATTACCGTATTTCGTGTCCTCGGCGAGGGTTTGGCCAGTAGTTCTCTTATCCTCGTCCTCCATAACGGAGGGCTCGCTTCCGTGTGGGCTGGGAGCGGTTTGCAGTGAATCGAAGCTGCTCCGTCTATCATCGTTTGTCGTAGATCCAATTTTGCGACTGCGACGTCGAGAATCGCGAGAGTTTTGACGTACGAGCGGTGATTTTAGCATCGGAGAATCTTGTTCGGGATTGAGAACCGAGCGGAGTATCGAGGGGTCCTGATGAGCCTCGTTCGATCCGTTGTTGCTGGGATTCCGCGAGGACGCGGAGTCGGAAAGATTCTCATTGAACTGTGAAAAGGGAAAAGATTGTGCGGCCAGGAAAGGATGGAAATTGGCCAAGGCAGCGACCGCCGACTTGTGCTCGTCGGCCGGGAAAAACGGCGACATTGGCCACCCGGGAATCGGAAGTTTGGGCTCGCCGATTTCCTCCTCATTCGGCGTTTTTATCGGCCCCGTTACGTTGCCGGAATTTCGTTGGCCAGAACTCGACAACGAGTTGTCCGAATATCGAGACGTTTCTCCGTTATAATTGCTGCTCGTGCTGCAAACAGTCGGCGATGGCGGCGCCACTGGCTGGCTACCGGAAGGTACTTCATTGCCGGCAACCAGACCCTTGACCTGCAGCAACTCAGCCACTTGAAACAAAGCGTCCATGTCGTCGTACGCCACGCTCACCTCCCCCTTGTACATGTACTCCAAAATGGCCTTCACTTCCGTGTAGCGAACGTCCTTCAACAGTATTATCGGATGATTGGAGGGCACCTCGATAAAAAGTGTACGAAAGTACGGCGAGCATGTCGCCAATATGACTTTATGGCACTTGAGAAAACGACCGTCCTCGACGCCCAGCGTCACGTCGGTCAGGGTCTGATGTTTCAACAAGTCGTCCATCACCGAGAGCAGATTTGCCTGATGGTTGTTCCATCGCAAACAATAACGATCCGAGGCTCCcatttttacttatttttcaacctgcaaTCACAGTTTCAACGATCCCGCGTTATTCATTTCCAAGCAAGTCaagttttttatcaattttatttctcgggctcaatttatttgcatttCGGTCGTCGTTCAATAAAACGTTAACGATGATTTTCCATCGTCAATCCCACTCGTTTTCCGTCCCCGTTAACACGCTCTCCAACCGAATTCTGCATTCGGCTGCCAAGTGCGTTTTAAAACAAGCATTCCCTCCGAGCCTCCCTCAAGAAACCATTTCCGCCCTGGCGGCCGTACCTAAACTCCAAAAACAGCAAATGGCtcctcaaataaccatatggTATCGCCGAAAAAAGCGCTCCCGAGGGGTGAAGTGGCGCTGGAGCCTCGCGAGCTTGAACGACTGGAGTGTGTGCTGGAAAAAATCGACGCGTCTCTCCTCCGTATTGTGTATAAATTTCAGAGCAACTGTTTACAAAAATGCACGCTGCttcgtacaaaaaaaatcgtgtttcCATTATTCCCACAAAAATGAgctgcatttttttaaaatatttgaaaaatctcaaaaatttcgtttctccATTAAAATTCATGCAAATGTAACTTA
Proteins encoded:
- the LOC122407310 gene encoding protein tramtrack, beta isoform-like, whose amino-acid sequence is MGASDRYCLRWNNHQANLLSVMDDLLKHQTLTDVTLGVEDGRFLKCHKVILATCSPYFRTLFIEVPSNHPIILLKDVRYTEVKAILEYMYKGEVSVAYDDMDALFQVAELLQVKGLVAGNEVPSGSQPVAPPSPTVCSTSSNYNGETSRYSDNSLSSSGQRNSGNVTGPIKTPNEEEIGEPKLPIPGWPMSPFFPADEHKSAVAALANFHPFLAAQSFPFSQFNENLSDSASSRNPSNNGSNEAHQDPSILRSVLNPEQDSPMLKSPLVRQNSRDSRRRSRKIGSTTNDDRRSSFDSLQTAPSPHGSEPSVMEDEDKRTTGQTLAEDTKYGVSSYGGSQKQEIKRYKKYEPEDVWDAIAAVKGGLSANKAAELFRVPSRTLYDRIKKLGIPPTRHRRSENTSNVGNVQYDLGGNSSAVGMENTAKSTSDSNENPVSMAEATSSEIREKSNRPENTFETGLASPVPRVSSANSQPPSPSESRFKDDTEAQDLTVSRRSNIIVSPNNAIQETS